A region of Clostridium acetobutylicum ATCC 824 DNA encodes the following proteins:
- a CDS encoding MFS transporter, producing MNKYNKAEKSWILYDCTISTYSMIIITTILPIYFRMVFKNAGGSEASSTAYWGYSNSIGRLLIALLAPLLGTIADYIGYKMKFFKVFCIIGIIFTALIAAVPNSAWLPLVIVFIISTIGNAGSNVFYDAFLVDITPKSKMDMLSSIAYACGYLGNILAFAVCMSIVILAQLHIIPISIMTACKITFVITAIWCTMFSIPIMKNVKQIYGIKKEHRVIVNSIKRLGSTFKNIGKHKNLVIFLISYFFFIDGVNTIITMATSFGADIGINSTVMLVVLLFTQFIAFPCAIIFGKLSEKFKGKTMLYAGIIIYSIICVYANFIHNILGFIILAVLVGTSQGGIQALSRSYFGKLVPKEKNNEFFGFFNIFGRFASILGPLLVAVITQITGKSTNGIFSILILFVIGGIVLTKVKDAREDEDDKVDDNIIVIE from the coding sequence ATGAATAAATACAACAAGGCAGAAAAAAGCTGGATATTATACGATTGCACTATTTCTACTTACAGCATGATAATTATAACAACTATACTTCCTATTTATTTTAGAATGGTGTTTAAAAATGCAGGGGGATCAGAGGCTAGTTCAACAGCTTATTGGGGATATTCAAATTCAATAGGAAGGCTTTTGATAGCACTTTTAGCACCCTTATTAGGCACTATAGCAGATTATATTGGATATAAAATGAAGTTCTTCAAAGTGTTTTGTATTATAGGTATAATTTTTACGGCTCTTATTGCTGCTGTGCCAAATTCAGCTTGGTTGCCTCTTGTTATAGTATTTATAATAAGTACTATTGGAAATGCCGGTAGCAATGTTTTTTATGATGCATTTTTAGTGGATATAACACCAAAGAGTAAAATGGATATGCTTTCTTCCATTGCATATGCGTGTGGATATTTAGGAAATATTTTAGCTTTTGCAGTATGCATGAGTATAGTAATATTAGCGCAGCTTCATATAATTCCAATTTCCATTATGACAGCTTGTAAGATAACCTTTGTAATAACTGCAATATGGTGCACCATGTTTTCTATTCCTATAATGAAAAATGTGAAACAGATTTATGGGATAAAAAAAGAGCATAGGGTTATTGTAAACAGTATAAAAAGGTTGGGGAGTACCTTTAAAAATATTGGAAAGCATAAAAATTTAGTTATATTTCTGATATCATATTTCTTCTTTATAGATGGAGTGAACACAATTATAACAATGGCAACTTCCTTTGGAGCTGATATTGGTATAAACTCTACAGTAATGTTAGTTGTATTATTGTTTACTCAGTTTATAGCCTTTCCGTGTGCCATTATATTTGGCAAACTTTCAGAAAAATTTAAGGGAAAGACAATGCTTTATGCTGGAATAATAATTTATTCAATAATTTGTGTGTATGCAAACTTCATTCATAACATTCTTGGCTTTATAATATTAGCTGTTCTTGTTGGTACATCTCAGGGAGGTATACAAGCACTTAGTAGATCATATTTTGGCAAGTTAGTTCCGAAAGAAAAAAATAATGAGTTTTTTGGATTTTTTAATATATTTGGGAGATTTGCTTCAATTTTAGGACCTCTTTTAGTTGCTGTAATTACTCAAATAACTGGTAAGTCTACAAATGGTATATTTAGTATTTTAATTTTGTTTGTAATTGGTGGAATAGTACTTACTAAGGTTAAGGATGCGAGAGAGGATGAAGATGATAAAGTAGATGATAATATTATAGTTATTGAATAA
- a CDS encoding methyl-accepting chemotaxis protein yields the protein MREEINYNFQTVHLINVVIISAILFLSIVLAFINGLETNQLAIIICTALPMEVITILIYKFNTTTDLKAICYSILIFSSAYLLTFFNSKLSLAFFIYFFISITTISMYFKQKLILIHGLLLNLAWIMLYVISPEELGYPSNISLFTAILVLINITIYLMYIKIRWTNNFTKSLEEKELENEKLLKDLNSSMDVIPESSTVVNKNLKNFNMNLTFLKKSSNEMTEAVNETKHGMSENIEKGSNEINEMCTKVQIVKDSVDSSFNAVTKLKENSRRITKFLMTIKNIADQTNLLSINANIATARAGKSGREFSVVANEIAKLANNSSEMVENINEIIEDIDIITRETFYKIKEGNTAAKESLTIVYEVLNKFNFIANSFNVNKFNILDETQMIKNITSTFKEIENEMDFISSISEEHAAASEEILSNIEEQNENIKQILNAMYELKLIVERLMKVIK from the coding sequence ATGAGAGAAGAAATAAATTACAACTTTCAAACTGTTCATTTAATTAACGTTGTGATAATATCTGCAATTTTATTCCTCTCCATTGTTTTAGCATTTATAAATGGCTTAGAGACTAATCAGCTTGCTATAATAATATGTACAGCTTTGCCAATGGAGGTTATAACAATTTTAATATATAAATTTAATACTACCACAGACTTAAAGGCTATATGCTATAGCATACTGATATTTTCATCTGCATATCTACTAACCTTTTTTAATTCAAAATTATCGCTAGCTTTTTTTATCTACTTTTTTATAAGTATTACAACCATTTCTATGTACTTCAAACAAAAACTCATACTAATTCACGGACTTCTTCTTAATTTAGCTTGGATAATGCTGTATGTAATTTCACCTGAGGAACTTGGTTATCCTTCAAACATTTCACTATTTACAGCTATTTTAGTACTCATCAATATTACTATTTATTTAATGTATATCAAGATTAGATGGACAAACAATTTTACTAAATCCTTAGAAGAAAAAGAACTAGAAAATGAGAAACTGCTGAAAGACCTAAATTCCTCTATGGACGTAATTCCAGAAAGTTCTACAGTAGTAAATAAAAATTTAAAAAATTTCAATATGAATCTTACTTTTCTAAAAAAATCTAGTAATGAAATGACTGAAGCTGTAAACGAGACCAAACATGGAATGAGTGAAAATATTGAAAAAGGAAGCAATGAAATAAATGAAATGTGTACTAAAGTACAAATAGTTAAAGATTCAGTAGATTCATCTTTTAATGCTGTAACAAAACTCAAGGAAAATTCTAGAAGAATAACAAAGTTTCTTATGACCATTAAAAATATAGCAGATCAAACAAATCTTCTATCTATAAATGCTAATATAGCTACTGCAAGAGCTGGTAAATCAGGCCGTGAATTTTCAGTGGTTGCAAATGAAATAGCTAAGCTTGCCAATAACAGTTCCGAGATGGTTGAAAATATAAATGAAATTATTGAAGATATAGATATAATTACTAGGGAAACATTTTATAAAATAAAGGAAGGAAATACCGCTGCGAAGGAGAGCTTAACTATCGTATATGAAGTTTTAAATAAATTTAATTTTATAGCTAATTCCTTTAATGTCAATAAATTTAATATACTTGATGAAACCCAAATGATAAAAAATATAACTTCAACTTTTAAAGAAATTGAAAATGAAATGGATTTTATATCAAGTATTTCTGAAGAACATGCAGCTGCCAGTGAAGAAATTCTTAGCAATATTGAAGAACAAAATGAAAATATAAAGCAAATCCTTAATGCAATGTATGAATTGAAATTAATTGTTGAAAGGCTTATGAAGGTTATAAAATAA
- a CDS encoding glycoside hydrolase family 18 protein yields MRIYVVKPGDSVYTIARRFRVTPQSILDANNLQNNRLVVGQAIVVPSTEITYRVRQGDTLWSIARRFRVTPKSITDLNNIENPSQIQPGLVIRIPENAKSYGDIEVNAFIQPSTPEKENTVLSGALPYLTYVTPFSHHVTETAGLTPLDDENIINQAQRAGVKPMLSVTNITGTAGSNFNSELISNILNSESLSNTLITNILNLIRAKGYYGVVVDFERIPPKDREKYNDFLRKLVAALHPNYTVATALAPKTYDITEGSWHGAHDYRAHGQIVDFVIIMTYEWGWSGGPPLAVAPIDEVEKVIRYAVSVIPPSKIMMGIPLYGYDWTLPYVPKGEFAESIGNDEAVQRAGRYGAIIKYDTKSQAPYYNYVDANGRQHVVWFEDARSVEEKYKLVSRYGLRGVSYWVLAQPFVQNFRVLNNMFNITKLK; encoded by the coding sequence TTGAGAATATATGTTGTTAAACCAGGCGACAGTGTTTATACAATAGCAAGAAGATTTAGAGTTACACCTCAAAGTATTCTAGATGCAAATAATCTTCAAAATAATAGACTAGTAGTTGGGCAGGCGATTGTGGTTCCAAGTACTGAAATAACCTATAGAGTAAGGCAGGGAGATACACTGTGGTCCATAGCAAGAAGGTTTAGAGTTACACCTAAGAGCATTACAGATTTAAATAATATTGAAAATCCATCTCAGATTCAACCTGGATTGGTAATTAGGATACCTGAAAACGCCAAGAGTTATGGCGATATAGAAGTTAACGCATTTATTCAGCCATCAACACCAGAAAAAGAAAATACCGTTTTAAGTGGTGCATTACCATATCTTACGTATGTAACTCCTTTTAGTCATCATGTAACGGAAACCGCAGGACTTACTCCTCTTGATGATGAAAATATAATAAATCAAGCTCAAAGAGCCGGCGTTAAGCCTATGCTTTCGGTTACAAATATAACAGGTACAGCTGGATCAAATTTCAATAGTGAGCTTATAAGTAACATACTTAATAGTGAGTCCCTTTCAAATACTCTTATAACTAATATATTAAATTTAATAAGAGCTAAGGGTTATTATGGAGTAGTAGTTGATTTTGAGAGAATACCTCCAAAAGATAGAGAAAAGTATAATGATTTTCTGAGAAAGCTTGTGGCAGCACTGCATCCTAATTATACTGTGGCAACAGCTTTAGCACCAAAAACCTACGATATAACAGAAGGTTCTTGGCATGGAGCACACGATTATAGAGCTCATGGTCAAATAGTAGATTTTGTTATAATTATGACCTACGAGTGGGGTTGGTCAGGAGGGCCTCCTCTTGCTGTTGCACCAATAGATGAAGTTGAAAAGGTAATAAGATATGCTGTAAGTGTTATACCTCCATCAAAAATAATGATGGGAATACCACTTTACGGTTATGACTGGACACTTCCATATGTACCTAAAGGAGAATTTGCAGAAAGCATAGGAAACGATGAAGCCGTCCAGAGGGCAGGAAGATATGGAGCTATAATAAAATACGATACAAAATCTCAAGCTCCTTACTATAATTATGTCGATGCAAATGGAAGGCAGCATGTGGTTTGGTTTGAAGATGCGAGAAGTGTTGAGGAAAAGTATAAACTAGTTTCAAGATATGGACTAAGAGGTGTAAGCTATTGGGTTTTAGCACAGCCTTTTGTGCAAAACTTTAGAGTATTAAATAATATGTTTAATATAACAAAGCTGAAATAA
- a CDS encoding DEAD/DEAH box helicase, translating into MSELSFRDLGLSEEILKSIEKLGYKKPSSIQEKVIPVILNGKDIIAKAKTGSGKTAAFAIPVCEKIELEEREPQVLVLAPTRELAYQIKEDFLNIGRFKRLRCISIFGKEPISNQIRELKQRVHIVVGTPGRVLDHIERGTLNLEKVKYFIIDEADEMLNMGFIEQVESILIKMPKNKNTFLFSATLPEEIVMLSKKYMKNFENIEVQNEGKTKGGIHQVYYEVESREKFDLLKKVIYKEVPGSSIIFCRTKNNVEDVLVKMKNMKFSCMAIHGGMLQENRIAVMNAFKRGEFTFLIATDVAARGIDVENVTHVINYDIPMEKESYIHRIGRTGRMGNKGIAITFVTSKEERFLKEIEEQFSLEIIKEEPPTREEVKKGQEVFKTASKQLNKTKANKSEKLNKDITKIYLSAGKKKKIRPGDIAGTISSIDGVSPEDIGIIDIHDNFSYVEILSGKGDIVLNAIEDKTIKGKKVRAEKAQK; encoded by the coding sequence ATGAGTGAATTAAGTTTTAGAGATTTAGGATTAAGTGAAGAAATTTTAAAGTCAATAGAAAAGCTTGGGTATAAAAAACCATCAAGTATTCAAGAAAAGGTTATTCCTGTAATTCTTAATGGTAAGGATATAATTGCAAAGGCCAAAACAGGAAGTGGAAAGACAGCGGCTTTTGCAATTCCTGTTTGTGAAAAAATAGAACTCGAAGAAAGAGAGCCTCAGGTTCTGGTTTTAGCTCCAACAAGAGAACTAGCCTATCAAATAAAAGAGGACTTTTTAAATATAGGAAGATTTAAAAGATTAAGGTGCATAAGTATTTTCGGAAAAGAGCCAATTTCAAATCAAATTAGAGAGCTTAAGCAAAGAGTACATATTGTAGTTGGTACACCTGGAAGAGTTCTAGATCATATTGAAAGAGGAACCTTGAATCTAGAAAAAGTGAAATACTTTATTATAGATGAAGCAGATGAAATGCTCAATATGGGCTTTATAGAGCAGGTTGAAAGCATACTTATAAAAATGCCTAAAAATAAAAATACTTTTCTTTTCTCAGCAACACTGCCGGAGGAAATAGTAATGCTTTCTAAAAAGTATATGAAGAACTTTGAGAACATAGAGGTTCAAAATGAAGGAAAGACCAAAGGAGGAATTCATCAGGTTTACTACGAGGTTGAAAGTCGTGAAAAGTTTGATTTGCTAAAGAAAGTAATATATAAAGAGGTACCTGGAAGCTCTATAATATTTTGCAGGACTAAAAACAACGTAGAGGATGTTTTGGTTAAGATGAAAAATATGAAGTTTTCCTGTATGGCAATACATGGAGGAATGCTTCAAGAGAATAGAATAGCAGTTATGAATGCTTTTAAAAGAGGAGAATTTACATTTTTAATAGCAACAGATGTGGCGGCTAGAGGCATCGATGTTGAAAATGTGACACATGTTATAAATTATGATATACCTATGGAGAAGGAAAGCTACATTCATAGAATTGGAAGAACGGGACGTATGGGAAATAAGGGTATCGCAATAACCTTTGTGACATCAAAGGAAGAAAGATTTCTTAAGGAAATTGAAGAACAGTTCTCTTTAGAAATAATAAAAGAAGAGCCTCCAACAAGGGAAGAGGTTAAAAAAGGGCAAGAAGTATTTAAAACCGCTTCTAAACAGTTAAATAAAACAAAGGCAAATAAATCTGAAAAACTAAATAAGGATATTACAAAAATTTATTTAAGTGCAGGAAAGAAAAAGAAGATAAGACCAGGAGATATAGCAGGAACTATATCAAGTATAGATGGGGTAAGCCCAGAAGATATAGGAATTATTGATATACATGATAACTTTTCATATGTTGAAATATTATCAGGAAAAGGTGATATAGTACTTAATGCAATTGAGGATAAGACAATAAAGGGAAAAAAAGTAAGAGCGGAGAAAGCACAGAAATAA
- a CDS encoding methyl-accepting chemotaxis protein, producing MGKMKVGTKLVSSFLIIMVFLIIVGITALGTLEKVSGSATKMYKVNLKKVYYLGEMEQRLTEIRADVLKIVYQRDVSNIKEAKTEIVNDEKEVATFIKKYEAISSEAANEQSWQTIKETSENYLGTVDKVIEAAQKNDFDTAANLNKSNSQNRQKIFEETKKIVDNNFTQSRSENASNTATAANFVKLLIFIMVLIIVIVIALSLILTKDIKNCLLEINNVVKRMSDYDFSSELKVDREDEFGDTSKFLMKAQDNVKNIIKTILENSQDLSASSEELSATVEEINSKFEEITESTKYIAEQTERTSASSEELTASVEEVNANIGELSNNTVEQSNSSIKSREKAIEVKNSGVESVNKVESIYKDKENEILKSIEDGKVVGEIKQMAESIASIAEQTNLLALNAAIEAARAGESGKGFAVVAEEVRKLSEEVGESVDGIKDTIERVQVAFENLSNSANDVMVFMKDDMKAELKKFEEIGNKYYEDAEFISTTSENISAMAKAVDETMSDVSSAIQEVASSAQSVSENTYNIKSGIEEANHGIGQVATASQSQAQLALKLNELVHKFKI from the coding sequence ATGGGGAAAATGAAAGTTGGAACTAAACTTGTAAGTTCATTCTTAATTATTATGGTTTTTCTTATAATAGTTGGAATAACTGCTCTTGGAACATTAGAAAAAGTAAGCGGTAGTGCTACTAAAATGTATAAAGTTAATTTAAAGAAAGTCTACTATTTAGGAGAAATGGAACAAAGATTAACTGAAATAAGAGCAGATGTATTAAAAATAGTATACCAAAGAGATGTTTCAAATATAAAAGAAGCTAAAACTGAAATTGTAAACGATGAAAAAGAAGTTGCTACATTTATTAAAAAGTATGAAGCAATATCTAGTGAAGCCGCTAATGAACAGAGTTGGCAAACTATTAAGGAAACTAGTGAAAATTATTTAGGTACAGTTGATAAGGTTATTGAGGCTGCGCAGAAAAATGATTTTGATACAGCGGCAAATTTAAATAAATCAAATTCTCAAAACAGACAAAAAATATTTGAAGAAACAAAAAAAATTGTAGATAATAACTTTACTCAATCTAGAAGTGAGAATGCTTCAAATACAGCAACAGCTGCTAACTTTGTAAAATTACTAATATTTATTATGGTGTTAATTATTGTTATAGTTATTGCACTTTCTCTAATTTTAACAAAAGATATTAAGAATTGCTTGTTAGAGATAAATAATGTTGTTAAAAGGATGTCTGATTATGATTTTTCGTCAGAGCTTAAAGTTGATAGGGAAGATGAATTTGGAGATACAAGTAAATTCCTTATGAAAGCGCAGGATAATGTTAAAAATATTATTAAAACTATTTTAGAAAATTCTCAAGATTTAAGTGCTTCAAGTGAAGAGCTTTCGGCTACAGTTGAGGAAATTAACTCTAAATTTGAAGAGATAACAGAATCAACTAAATATATAGCAGAACAAACTGAAAGAACAAGTGCATCTTCAGAAGAGTTAACAGCATCAGTTGAAGAAGTTAATGCTAATATAGGTGAATTATCAAATAATACAGTAGAGCAAAGCAATAGTTCAATTAAATCTAGAGAAAAGGCCATAGAAGTTAAAAATAGTGGAGTAGAATCTGTAAATAAAGTAGAGAGTATTTATAAGGATAAAGAAAACGAAATATTAAAATCAATAGAAGATGGAAAAGTCGTTGGTGAGATAAAACAAATGGCAGAGTCTATAGCAAGTATAGCAGAGCAGACTAATTTACTTGCTTTAAATGCAGCAATTGAAGCTGCAAGAGCAGGGGAAAGTGGAAAAGGTTTTGCAGTTGTAGCAGAAGAGGTTAGAAAACTTTCAGAGGAAGTAGGAGAATCAGTAGATGGCATAAAAGATACAATTGAAAGGGTACAAGTTGCATTTGAAAATCTTTCAAATAGTGCTAATGATGTTATGGTATTTATGAAAGATGATATGAAAGCTGAGCTTAAGAAATTTGAGGAAATTGGCAACAAGTACTATGAGGATGCTGAATTTATAAGTACAACTTCAGAAAACATATCTGCAATGGCTAAAGCTGTTGATGAAACCATGAGTGATGTAAGTAGTGCTATTCAAGAAGTGGCATCTAGTGCTCAAAGTGTATCGGAAAATACTTATAATATAAAGAGTGGAATCGAAGAAGCAAATCACGGAATAGGACAAGTAGCAACTGCATCTCAAAGCCAAGCACAATTAGCGTTAAAGCTTAACGAATTGGTACATAAGTTCAAGATTTAG
- a CDS encoding putative ABC transporter permease: MKILRFIIYGIAGWCVEIVWTGLGSMLNGDVTLRAWTNIWMFLIYGLAIFLEPIHNNIRHLPILVRGGIYSTLIIISEYITGSFLCFMLGTCPWHYSSGPFTIQGITRLDYFPYWLIAGLLFEKLHDALLKISINVEQSSS, from the coding sequence ATGAAAATTTTAAGATTTATAATATATGGCATTGCAGGATGGTGCGTAGAAATAGTATGGACAGGATTGGGTTCAATGCTAAACGGCGATGTAACTCTTCGCGCATGGACAAATATTTGGATGTTCTTAATATACGGCTTAGCAATCTTTTTGGAACCAATTCACAACAATATAAGACATTTGCCTATTCTAGTTAGAGGGGGGATTTATTCAACATTAATAATCATTTCAGAATATATTACTGGTTCTTTTTTATGTTTTATGTTGGGCACCTGTCCTTGGCATTACAGTTCAGGCCCTTTTACCATCCAAGGAATAACACGACTAGACTACTTCCCATATTGGCTAATTGCAGGACTACTTTTTGAAAAACTTCATGATGCACTTTTAAAAATTTCAATTAACGTAGAACAATCAAGCTCGTAA